The Hypanus sabinus isolate sHypSab1 chromosome 5, sHypSab1.hap1, whole genome shotgun sequence genome has a segment encoding these proteins:
- the LOC132394680 gene encoding nuclear factor 7, brain-like produces MASEGQVESLTEEVICPICLDFFTDPVSLECGHNFCRTCITRCWEREERNSCPECREEFADRTLRVSRVLARLAEKARKLHLKPKGKESKRFCEEHEEELKLFCETDKTLICLICRDAREHKSHNFMPVNEAVNIYQDRVKSSLDSLTKRQADFQEMEQEQKEKISGVREQSQSVQSQITSQFDELRRIITEKEQRALRDIREEEERILNPMEKNLQVIQENLNAIYKEISKLQEQMDQQDNIIFLMEEARRKRRISDNFQTLSVTDGALLVGKFDHPYLLDIASEEVIGGIKHVSVTLDVETANPWLEVSEDRKSVRLTGTWRNLPDTGKRFTYWACVLGSEGFTSGRHYWEVEVTGNQSWSLGVAAESVERKGAVTLSPETGCWTIGRFNDGMWVYTSPVSRLPAGPIPGRVGVYLSYESGTVSFYNAETKSHLYTFTGNKVTEKLYPYFGFGYKNQWLRICSGSAAGL; encoded by the exons atggcttcggAAGGACAGGTCGAGAGTTTAACCGAGGAGGTaatttgtcccatctgcctggatttcttcaccgatccggtgtcactggagtgtggacacaacttctgcCGCACCTGTATCACACggtgttgggaaagggaggaaagaaactcctgcccggaatgtagagaggagttTGCAGACCGCACCCTCAGGGTCAGTCGGGTGTTAGCAAGACTGGCTGAAAAAGCTCGAAAACTGCACCTGAAgccgaaagggaaggaaagtaaacgtttctgcgaggaacatgaggaagaactgaagctgttttgtgagacggacaagacactgatctgcCTGATCTGTAGAGATGCGCGGGAACACAAGTCTCACAACTTCATGCCGGTTAACGAAGCCGTTAACATTTACCAG GATCGGGTTAAATCTTCCTTGGACTCTCTCACAAAAAGACAAGCAGACTTCCAGGAAATGGAGCaggaacagaaagagaagatttctgGAGTTCGG GAGCAGTCACAAAGTGTTCAGTCCCAGATCACATCCCAGTTTGATGAACTGCGCCGGATTATCACCGAGAAAGAGCAGCGTGCACTCCGAGATAtcagggaagaagaggagaggattctaaatccaatggagaaaaatcttcaaGTAATTCAAGAGAATTTAAATGCCATCTACAAGGAAATTTCAAAGTTACAGGAACAGATGGATCAACAAGACAATATCATATTCCTCATG gaggaagctcgtcggaaGAGGAG GATTAGTGATAATTTCCAGACATTGTCAGTGACAGACGGTGCCCTATTGGTTGGAAAATTCGATCACCCCTATTTGCTCGACATAGCATCGGAAGAAGTGATTGGCGGCATTAAACATG tctctgtcaccctggatgtggaaacggcgaatccgtggctcgaggtgtctgaggatcggaagagtgtgagattGACCGGGACCTGGaggaatctccctgacaccgggaagaggttcacatactgggcttgtgtgctgggatcggagggattcacatcggggagacattactgggaggtggaggtgacggggaatcagagctggagtctgggagtcgccgcagagtctgtggagaggaagggagCGGTCACactgagtccggagaccggatgCTGGACCATCGGGCGGTTTAATGACGGGATGTGGGTTTACACCTCCCCTGTGTCCCGTCTccctgccggtcccatccccgggagggtgggagtttatctcagttacgagtccgggacagtttcattttacaacgcggagaccaagtcccatctctacaccttcactgggaataaagtCACGGAGAAACTTTATCCTTACTTCGGGTTTGGATATAaaaaccagtggctgagaatctgtTCCGGTTCCGCTGcgggtctgtaa